Proteins encoded together in one Ictidomys tridecemlineatus isolate mIctTri1 chromosome 3, mIctTri1.hap1, whole genome shotgun sequence window:
- the LOC101965376 gene encoding olfactory receptor 5AC1 has protein sequence MEEENTTLVTEFVLMGLTDRPGLQVPLFLVFLVIYLITMVGNLGLIALIWKDPHLHTPMYLFLSSLALADASTSSSVTPKMLINFLSKNHKISLAECLTQFYCFGSSATTECFLLSVTAYDRYVAICNPLLYPVMMSNSLCSQLIGASYLVGFLHSAIHVGLLVRLTFCKSNIIYYFYCEILQLFKISCTDPTVNIRLVLIFSAIIQIFTFMTIIISYCYVIFAILKKKNERGRSKAFSTCGAHLLSVSLFYGTLFLMYVHHGSGPTEDKEKMYSLFYTIIIPLLNPFIYSLRNKEVIGTVRKIMKK, from the coding sequence ATGGAAGAAGAAAATACGACTCTGGTGACTGAGTTTGTTCTCATGGGACTTACAGACCGTCCAGGGCTGCAGGTGCCCCTGTTCCTGGTGTTTCTTGTGATCTACCTCATCACCATGGTGGGCAACCTTGGCCTGATTGCTCTCATCTGGAAGGACCCCCACcttcacacccccatgtacttatTTCTCAGCAGTTTAGCCTTGGCTGATGCAAGCACTTCATCTTCTGTGACCCCCAAGATGCTTATCAACTTTTTATCTAAGAATCATAAGATATCCCTAGCTGAGTGCTTAACACAGTTTTATTGTTTTGGCTCCAGTGCTACCACGGAATGTTTCCTTCTGTCAGTGACGGCCTATGACCGCTACGTGGCTATTTGCAATCCCTTGCTGTATCCAGTGATGATGTCCAACAGCCTCTGTAGTCAGCTTATAGGTGCTTCATATTTAGTTGGTTTTCTGCATTCAGCAATTCATGTGGGTTTGTTAGTTAGATTAACTTTCTGCAAGTCCAATATCATATATTATTTCTATTGTGAAATTTTACAACTATTCAAAATTTCTTGTACTGATCCTACAGTTAATATACGTCTGGTTTTAATCTTTTCAGCCATTATACAAATCTTTACTTTTATGACTATTATCATTTCATACTGCTATGTCATCTTTGCTATcctgaaaaagaagaatgaaaggggcagaagcaaagccttctctacctgtggggcccatctgctctctgtctctttgTTCTATGGCACGCTCTTCTTGATGTATGTGCACCATGGGTCTGGACCAACTGAGGACaaggaaaaaatgtattctttattttacaCAATAATAATTCCCCTGCTAAATCCTTTTATTTATAGCCTGAGGAACAAAGAGGTTATAGGTACCGtaagaaaaattatgaagaaataa